A region of the Phaseolus vulgaris cultivar G19833 chromosome 11, P. vulgaris v2.0, whole genome shotgun sequence genome:
caagagaaatttttgtgtctagggatgttgtcttttatgaacatgtttttccataccaaagggttcaagatactagcaatGAAACTAACAATCCCGACGttaatgatcaaattttgtttgctaAAGATCAATTTGTCTTAAGTCAGCCATCACAAGCcattcttgcaccttgtgataatacaccttgtgataatgttgaaaatagcagtgataataattgagtcacaaattgaggtttcagaagaagattgttcccatatagaccaaaacctcaatgaaaatcatgatatagaaCAAAGTTCTGAATCAGATCCATATATCCGAAtgagcacaagaataaaaaaatcacctgagtatttaaaggattatcattgtaatcttaatgtttccagTACATCTTCAAGcgttaaatatcctttgaattctgttttgtcttatagcaatttatcaccttcttacaaatctttagttatgtctctttcttcacatgttgagccaaacacttattctgaagttgtgaaacatgactgttggagaaaagctatacaatgtgagatatctgctttagagtcaaatcaaacttgggagactgTTCTTCTGTCTCAGAACAAAGCTGTCATAGGTTGCAAATggttattcaaaataaaatataaggttgatggaacaattgaaaggtataaagcaaggttagtggcAAAGGGATATACACAAACAGAAGACATTGACTACCTCgatactttctctccagtagcaaagatgaccaccataaggttgcttctttctttagcttctatttataattgggaattgaaacaattagacataaacaatgcctttttacatggagttttgaaagaagatgtatacatggttgctcctcctggattgacttctattccaccaggaaaagtttgtaaactaaaaaaggctttatatggccttaaacaagctagcagagaatggtttgccaaactgtcatcatttttgctttctatgggatatactcaatctatgaatgatcattccttgttcattaattcttctaaaggatcttttacagcattattggtatatgtggatgatattatattggcaggaaatgataaagaagaaaTTGTTCGaatcaaacaagccttgaatcagacattcaagattaaagatcttgggaaTTTAAGATACTTTCTTGGTCTAGAAGTAGAAAGAAGTAAGACATGAATAATGgtaaatcaaaggaaatatgcattggaattattaaccgatgcaggtcttttagcctacaaacctgcacccactcctattgataatcatgagaaATTCTCTTCTACTGGAAGTCTTCCTTTCACGGATATTCAAGCCTacagaagattgattggaaggcttatgtatctcactaatacccgacctgacataacattttctgtgcaacaactttctcagtTTCTTGCTAAGCCTACAATTGTTCACTATAATGCAGCGATTAGAATTCTCAGATGTATCAAAAGGGCTTCAAGTCTtggtctatttttctcttccactacttctgttcatctcaaagccttttgtgatagtgattggggcacctgCAGTGATTTAAGACAATCAGTGActggttttagtgtgtatcttgggaattctctcatatcttggaaatcaaagaagcaaggaacaatatcaaagagttcttgtgaagctgaataTAGGGCAATGGCCACggttacatgtgaaattcaatggctaacttatcttcttcaagatttcaaagttccttttgagcaaccatctcttttatactgtgacaatGACTCAACAAGATACATTGCAACAAATCCAGTATTTCAAGAGcgtacaaaacatatagaaatatatTGTCACGTGGTcagagaaaaattaaagaagggtctcatTCATTTGCTAGGTTTCATAAATATTTGTTCTCCAGCTTGTGGCGGGGTATTAAAGGATACGAATACCAGAGGTacagaaggatcctaatattaattgggagtcttttctaattatcagttgtttctctttatagaagggaataacctttattttatttttgtgtgttatgattctagtatttaatattgattatttccttctttagttaaaccctagaatgagtgtactacttgtatatattcagaccatttattttgatttgaataacaagaaagaagagatattcattctcatatcctttgtcttcagtttactcttttgtttatcTCTATtcccttttgttcatctctgttctattttgtaataatttaagaattaatAGACATTATCATTTACGAAGATTAAGCACTTGATAGTTGTTGAGCTTGAGCACTTATGTGGTGTTGAAGGCTTGGCTTAAGAACCTTGTAaggaataaatataaaattttattagaaCAACGAGTGAAGAGTCAAATATTTTTCAGTAacctttttttgttttgtttaatttcGTCTTAGTAAAATTTGATCTCAAATTCAAAcaattctttttctctttatccAACTAATGACTTTCGGACTAAATAAGTTATAGGTtctcaatatattattttgagtacctataataaattatttttataaattgattatttaataaattataaactttAGTTTAAGtctatgaaaaaatatttatttatttttattttattaatgcaTACAATTGTTAACACTCTAAATGACGAGACCtatatttaaaatgtatatCATTTTTAACACTCTAAATAGGtgacatatattttaaattaactaaCGTATGAATAGTAAAATTGACGAAACTAATGGAAGGGACTTAAGCAAAATGTTTAATTCATGAAGTACtcaatttgaaaaacaaaattaggtACTCAAAGTAAAAATCAATCATATATTAGAGATCTAAAACTTATTTAAGCCTTAATAAGAACATAGTTTGAAAATTTCAACaacttaatttataaataatgataatttatttataagcaatgataatttattatatttggtTTTACCATAATGTGGAGTATTGATGGATGAGGTCTTTCTTGTGCCCAATTTATACTCCAAAGAGATAGATAATATTCAAACACTAAATGGGGTCCACTAGAAGACTTTCTAAcgcttaatttataaaaatataagtgaAATTGATAATGTAAAGAATGAGTGTGATATGAGACATCACTCTCTTTGGTGGTGGCATACTTATATAAATGTTTAGTCTCCAAATAATAAGGTAAAATATCAATTtgataaacaaaaaaattaataatttgatAGTTTCGTTGGGGATACATGGTTGTTATATTACAACATAAGAAAACGAACTATCTCATATCTTTAATAAATCATTTGATTACAAAATTTGGTTGCTTAAAAAATAATGCatagaaaataaaatcagaaaaatatcaagaattaaatataaaagagaaagaaatacACGTTTGTTTTTGTATTGGTTCATTCTATTTAAGAGATACATCCAATTCCTCAGGCATACTAGCCAAACtcactaaaaattaaaattttacaaaCACAACCAATATAGTGAAagtaaacaacttaaaaaataatattttgaaccctataaaattaatttatacaccTAGTAATACCTATTACTATACTAAATTTGAAAACCCTATCCAAATATAGTCTAAGAACTAAAAAAGAATACAGAAATGAAAACAATATGACCTAGAATAATATAAGCATAGTGGAAAAGAAATAATTCAGGTGAAGAAATATGTTTCTCTTTAAACTTGGTATTGATCTCAAATATACACAGTGAAAGCTTCATGAACAATTTTTACAGCTTGGACTCTATCTCAATTGTAGAAAAGATTTTAGAAACTTATGTTTTTATCTCAGGTAAAAAATGATTTCGAAATGACAAGTTTTTAATCTGTTTTGTTTGAGTTTTAATTTGTTCATTTCACTAATCGATCGATTAACTCaaaattttaacatattaaaatagaaGTATCCAAAGCTTTTATAGAGCTTAAGAACTTTTAATTTACTTAAAAACtcattttaacaaattaaaacagAGAACTCATAAATTCTTAAGGTTCTAAATtatattaatcaattaaatcaattatctaattgattaaataaatttagtaATGGATTAAAATGCTTTTTTTTCGGTCATTTCAAACTCAAACATAAacattttaacaaattaaaaacatcttttaattaattaaaatatatccTATCAATAAGACAAATTCTAATTCTATTCAGAAAGCTTTCTAACTACAATTATAAGATCAAATCAGGAAAGAGAAACTTATCTTAGGTCCTAATCAACACAACACATCCTAAACACAAGTCTTCATGATCATGTCCAATCTTCAATTTCTTCAAAAGAGGCGTTGGATTCATCAAATACACCACAACTTTAACAATGATAacatgttttaatatatttatagagATAAATAATTCTTTGGTTGATAACTTATTTATCAAGATTTATGTATATTGGTAGTGGGTATGTACACAAGTCTCCCAAGCTTCAAAtgcgattttttttttattgtgcaAGAGGACGATTTTAGTGGTTCCTCAAATTTGAGGACGAATGAGATTTATGGTTCTTTATATTGTACAATTGAATGTTTAATACTTTTCTTTGAGAAGTcgagttttctaaaattttacttTAAGGTTTATTTTTTGATGTTGTGAaaactgttgaagatggatgaagcctcttctctacctagtgttaagtgtgtgtttgatgtaaaaaaatagctagtttgATGTAatgtttgtaataggtttagatgatcttgtatgtaggcttgtattgtgtaaggttgccttttgctacatgatctatcctagatgcctaaccaagcctagatcaagcacatgatgtggttaaatggtttttgaaaagctttttaaagtgctcttaaaagttttaaatcagtacacaaataaatctgttttatggagaaagaatcggtttatttcttctctgttaaaaggcttttctaaaattctgataaaaccccacaggtaaagcttagttagttatttcagttaaagctgagctgaCTTACTTGCTAtcatttaatctgtttcactgtgaaagaacaggtttattctttggtcagctgaaaggtttttcacatgttagttagggcaccaaaggtacaactcagacagttatttcagttagctgagttggtggttttcacaaaataaatctgttaagttcaaaaatgaatctgttgttttcataactgcttttcaactgttttttgaaaagaagttagaaactgttttctatataaagaaaagtctctctcacatgaaaaagcgctgagcaattacgtttttaacagagatcaaacaatttccatgtgagaagaaggattgaaagatttttgaaaggtttttccaaagagattttcaagtgtgcttgttctaggaaacctttgatcttggtgaaggtgctggtgcagttctgcagcaaattgaactactggttttgagttcttgcatcttcttttcaggtgtaatctttcctttattctgttttgtaaaggtgtaaatgttagtcactccttgatagggtttcttggagtgcaaggtgtgctgaaatagggtttttcagcattgttggtgttgttcttgtagtgttcaagaactgctgagtttgtaagtaattggtactgtttttagtggattccaccttggggtaaggtgagactggacgtagctctgtatgagtgaaccagtataaaaacttgtgtgcctttcttctcatccctacactcatttctggtttttcttaattctgtcaagaactaaatctgttcttttgaaattgaatatgttaattatgggtttaagtaaaaactgttcttcctgatttgttaaagctttctaatcacaaacaaggcagttgtatatgatggtttaagtgatctgtgaacaaacagtctattcattaaaatctgagaaagaaCCATTCTCCTTagaaccttgtgttgagtaaatttgtttgatttctaagcataacTGTATCTTTCATCCTCATAATATTCAGCTGATCTGACTCTGTTGTAATTCTCTGTtaatcacaattttacattgaacaaattcaaattgtgctagattgctctgaagaatcaatctgtttcatgtaaaaacaatctgttctttttacctctggtatactgaaaattgtgtgttcctgcgaaaattttataagctcaattcacccctcccctcttgaacttagacactaatagacccaacaaaaaCAAGTAAAATACATAAGAAATGATGGTTGATTTGTGTATTAaaaattttcacaaaatatTTAGCAAGAAGAATGTTTGATGTGATAAAAAGAAGAGGAGTTAAGACTAATGACAAAGAGTTAAAAAATTGGAAATTTTGACTCCAAAGTTGACAAAGGTATATTTTGGGGTACTCCAAAAAATCAAAGGCTTAAAAAATACTTTGAATAGACTAATAGGAGACTATCTAATATAGAACATGACTTTGCAAATCAACTCATAAAAGCGCCAAATGAAACAAGGCCATCAAATATAGCAAGATCATCACATAGTCAAAAGATTAAATGCAAAGGAAACAACAAATAAAGGACCATATACTTCAGATCACACAGTTCAAACATAATTAGCAACCCTATGATCATTTCTCTTGTAATCAAGTGTTTTAACCAGGAATGATTGTTGTTTCAAAGAATACTCAATGTATTAGCTAGAAGT
Encoded here:
- the LOC137809071 gene encoding uncharacterized mitochondrial protein AtMg00810-like, giving the protein MVNQRKYALELLTDAGLLAYKPAPTPIDNHEKFSSTGSLPFTDIQAYRRLIGRLMYLTNTRPDITFSVQQLSQFLAKPTIVHYNAAIRILRCIKRASSLGLFFSSTTSVHLKAFCDSDWGTCSDLRQSVTGFSVYLGNSLISWKSKKQGTISKSSCEAEYRAMATVTCEIQWLTYLLQDFKVPFEQPSLLYCDNDSTRYIATNPLVAGY